In a genomic window of Lepisosteus oculatus isolate fLepOcu1 chromosome 3, fLepOcu1.hap2, whole genome shotgun sequence:
- the LOC107079172 gene encoding uncharacterized protein isoform X1 — protein sequence MESSDFCLFLIAVCFPFIIFLCYAYGYCSHKLYKAGTVVFDYQKDVPTFLFLVCRFVLQALRKTRGQLYDNDLLARNINQLTFTFYNCRLEPNNLRWYCSAFGYGWDYPDSSFRDIPLCYPEVLFFRLLAMIVCSEEFRLSPLGLTNVRKIMRTLQPIDELKKGPFSLQASVREYRTVEVGIEVDIALDVTDRASKPVWAGLVTLLSRDTKKLNKWQPACGSHEPKEVKTIELNVPWYTGLKCAYASWNYNPHHLFSSITKLLGYKHPTVHSLWMISRCLAEIEKHEGVVAVSAPVSVEVDFKQPLLMPGKAVIKFWETSPKGCTSSRKLYHFRMEESELQIPLLEGDVTGVESSS from the exons ATGGAAAGTAGtgatttttgtcttttcttaatagctgtttgttttccttttataatatttttgtgttaCGCTTATGGGTATTGTTCTCATAAATTATACAAAGCGGGAACTGTTGTATTTGACTATCAGAAGGACGTCCCTACTTTCTTGTTCTTGGTGTGCAGGTTTGTTTTGCAAGCTCTACGGAAGACACGGGGGCAACTTTATGACAATGATTTGCTTGCAAGAAATATAAACCAACTTACTTTCACTTTCTACAACTGCAG GCTGGAGCCCAACAACCTGAGATGGTACTGTAGTGCTTTTGGGTATGGGTGGGACTATCCTGACTCCAGTTTCAGAGACATCCCATTGTGTTACCCAGAAGTGCTCTTCTTCCGCTTGTTGGCAATGATTGTGTGCTCTGAAGAGTTCAGGTTAAGCCCCCTCG GGCTCACCAATGTACGTAAAATCATGAGAACATTGCAGCCAATAGACGAACTGAAGAAAGGTCCCTTTTCCCTTCAGGCATCTGTGAGAGAGTACAGAACTGTAGAAGTGGGAATAGAAGTGGATATTGCTCTTGACGTGACGGATAGAGCCAGCAAGCCCGTGTGGGCAGGGCTTGTGACATTGCTCTCAAGAGACACAAAGAAACTAAACAAATGGCAACCGGCCTGTGGAAGTCATG AGCCAAAGGAAGTGAAAACAATTGAATTAAATGTCCCTTGGTACACAGGACTGAAATGTGCCTATGCTTCCTGGAATTATAATCCACATCATCTCTTTTCTTCTATTACTAAACTCCTTGGCTACAAACATCCTACAGTTCATAGCTTGTGGATGATATCCAGATGCTTGGCTGAAATAGAGAAACATGAAG gGGTTGTTGCTGTCAGTGCCCCTGTCTCTGTGGAAGTGGATTTTAAGCAGCCATTGCTCATGCCTGGGAAAGCTGTCATCAAGTTCTGGGAAACTTCTCCAAAGGGCTGTACTTCATCTCGCAAACTCTACCACTTCAGAATGGAAGAAAGTGAACTGCAAATACCTCTTCTAGAAGGAGATGTTACTGGTGTAGAAAGTAGCTCTTAA
- the LOC107079172 gene encoding uncharacterized protein isoform X2 gives MIVCSEEFRLSPLGLTNVRKIMRTLQPIDELKKGPFSLQASVREYRTVEVGIEVDIALDVTDRASKPVWAGLVTLLSRDTKKLNKWQPACGSHEPKEVKTIELNVPWYTGLKCAYASWNYNPHHLFSSITKLLGYKHPTVHSLWMISRCLAEIEKHEGVVAVSAPVSVEVDFKQPLLMPGKAVIKFWETSPKGCTSSRKLYHFRMEESELQIPLLEGDVTGVESSS, from the exons ATGATTGTGTGCTCTGAAGAGTTCAGGTTAAGCCCCCTCG GGCTCACCAATGTACGTAAAATCATGAGAACATTGCAGCCAATAGACGAACTGAAGAAAGGTCCCTTTTCCCTTCAGGCATCTGTGAGAGAGTACAGAACTGTAGAAGTGGGAATAGAAGTGGATATTGCTCTTGACGTGACGGATAGAGCCAGCAAGCCCGTGTGGGCAGGGCTTGTGACATTGCTCTCAAGAGACACAAAGAAACTAAACAAATGGCAACCGGCCTGTGGAAGTCATG AGCCAAAGGAAGTGAAAACAATTGAATTAAATGTCCCTTGGTACACAGGACTGAAATGTGCCTATGCTTCCTGGAATTATAATCCACATCATCTCTTTTCTTCTATTACTAAACTCCTTGGCTACAAACATCCTACAGTTCATAGCTTGTGGATGATATCCAGATGCTTGGCTGAAATAGAGAAACATGAAG gGGTTGTTGCTGTCAGTGCCCCTGTCTCTGTGGAAGTGGATTTTAAGCAGCCATTGCTCATGCCTGGGAAAGCTGTCATCAAGTTCTGGGAAACTTCTCCAAAGGGCTGTACTTCATCTCGCAAACTCTACCACTTCAGAATGGAAGAAAGTGAACTGCAAATACCTCTTCTAGAAGGAGATGTTACTGGTGTAGAAAGTAGCTCTTAA